The following are from one region of the Pseudophryne corroboree isolate aPseCor3 chromosome 3 unlocalized genomic scaffold, aPseCor3.hap2 SUPER_3_unloc_33, whole genome shotgun sequence genome:
- the LOC134984057 gene encoding oocyte zinc finger protein XlCOF7.1-like isoform X3, with amino-acid sequence MDKDMSHRTERIINIALEIIYLLTGEAEAQLNNIKVKDTEGEEETYVTDMKAEDIEGEEETYVTDMKAEDIEGEEETYVTDMKAEDIEGEEEMYVTDIKAEDIEGEEETYVTDMKAEDIEGEEETYVTDMKAEDIEEEEETYVTDMKAEATEGEEETYVTDIKAEDIEGEEETYVRGYQQCKEEEIPTDTSTADGHTSRNISEGHLMLSPDCDIKDNDSRQDSPGDHPITPIIHPALSADPSDPGKCSPDHSDIGASVTALTVDTVFPCSIDAKCFTQNTKPINAHTGKAGERPLICSECGKCFTQKSQLVTHQQSHTGEKPFPCSECGKCFARKLNLVRHRRSHTGEKPFSCSECRKCFTRKSDLVIHHRSHTGEKPFSCSECRKCFTRKSDLVIHHRSHTGEKAFPCSECGKCFARKLDLVKHHRSHTGEKPFPCSECGKCFAHKSDLVIHHRSHTGEKPFSCSECWKCFTKKSHLLTHQRSHTGAKPFSCSECGKCFTRKSQLVTHQQSHTGEKAFPCSECEKCFTRKSHLVRHQRTHTGERPFLYSEK; translated from the exons ATGGACAAAGACatgagtcacaggactgagaggataataaatatcgcCCTGgaaatcatctacctgctgactggggag Gctgaagcccaattaaataatattaaagtcaaagatacagagggagaagaagagacgtatgtgactgatatgaaggcagaagatatagagggagaagaagagacttatgtgactgatatgaaagcagaagatatagagggagaagaagagacgtatgtgactgatatgaaggcagaagatatagagggagaagaagagatgtatgtgactgatataaaggcagaagatatagagggagaagaagagacgtatgtcactgatatgaaggcagaagatatagagggagaagaagagacttatgtgactgatatgaaggcagaagatatagaggaagaagaagagacgtatgtgactgatatgaaggcagaagctacagagggagaagaagagacgtatgtgactgatataaaggcagaagatatagagggagaagaagagacgtatgtgaggggttatcagcagtgtaaggaggaggaaatccctacagataccagcacag cagatggacacacaagcaggaatatctcagaaggacatctaatgttatccccggattgtgacataaaagataatgacagtagacaggattctccaggagatcacCCCATTACAcctattatacatccagctctatcagctgatccctctgatcctgggaagtgttctcctgatcactctgatattggtgcatctgttacagctctgacagtagatacagtgtttccctgttctatagatgccaaatgttttacacagaacacaaagcctattaacgcacacacaggtaaggcaggtgagaggccactgatatgttcagagtgcgggaaatgttttacacaaaaatcacaacttgttacacatcagcaaagtcacacaggtgagaagccatttccatgttctgagtgtgggaaatgttttgcacggaaattaaatcttgttagacatcgcagaagtcacacaggtgagaaaccattttcttgctctgagtgtaggaaatgttttacacggaaatcagatcttgttatacatcacagaagtcacacaggtgagaaaccattttcttgctctgagtgtaggaaatgttttacacggaaatcagatcttgttatacatcacagaagtcacacaggtgagaaggcatttccatgttctgagtgtgggaaatgttttgcacggaaattagatcttgttaaacatcacagaagtcacacaggtgagaagccatttccatgttctgagtgtgggaaatgttttgcacacaaatcagatcttgttatacatcacagaagtcacacaggtgagaagccattttcttgctctgagtgttggaaatgttttacaaagaaatcacatcttcttacacatcagagaagtcacacaggtgcgaagccattttcttgctctgagtgcgggaaatgttttacacggaaatcccaacttgttacacatcagcaaagtcacacaggtgagaaggcatttccgtgttctgagtgtgagaaatgttttacacggaaatcacatcttgttagacatcagagaactcacacaggtgagaggccatttctatattctgagaaataa
- the LOC134984057 gene encoding oocyte zinc finger protein XlCOF7.1-like isoform X2: MDKDMSHRTERIINIALEIIYLLTGEVYTIVKKTSNEYETPSSHPPVSGGLSRTQSPITVPPPHSLTHERHNDQKILELTKKIIQLLTGEAEAQLNNIKVKDTEGEEETYVTDMKAEDIEGEEETYVTDMKAEDIEGEEETYVTDMKAEDIEGEEEMYVTDIKAEDIEGEEETYVTDMKAEDIEGEEETYVTDMKAEDIEEEEETYVTDMKAEATEGEEETYVTDIKAEDIEGEEETYVRGYQQCKEEEIPTDTSTDGHTSRNISEGHLMLSPDCDIKDNDSRQDSPGDHPITPIIHPALSADPSDPGKCSPDHSDIGASVTALTVDTVFPCSIDAKCFTQNTKPINAHTGKAGERPLICSECGKCFTQKSQLVTHQQSHTGEKPFPCSECGKCFARKLNLVRHRRSHTGEKPFSCSECRKCFTRKSDLVIHHRSHTGEKPFSCSECRKCFTRKSDLVIHHRSHTGEKAFPCSECGKCFARKLDLVKHHRSHTGEKPFPCSECGKCFAHKSDLVIHHRSHTGEKPFSCSECWKCFTKKSHLLTHQRSHTGAKPFSCSECGKCFTRKSQLVTHQQSHTGEKAFPCSECEKCFTRKSHLVRHQRTHTGERPFLYSEK, from the exons ATGGACAAAGACatgagtcacaggactgagaggataataaatatcgcCCTGgaaatcatctacctgctgactggggag GtttacacaatagtgaagaagacatccaatgagtatgagacacccagcagccatccccctGTATCAGGAGGattgagtagaacccagagccccatcacggtgcctccacctcactcactgacacatgagagacacaatgatcagaagatcctggaactcaccaagaagattattcagttgctgactggagag Gctgaagcccaattaaataatattaaagtcaaagatacagagggagaagaagagacgtatgtgactgatatgaaggcagaagatatagagggagaagaagagacttatgtgactgatatgaaagcagaagatatagagggagaagaagagacgtatgtgactgatatgaaggcagaagatatagagggagaagaagagatgtatgtgactgatataaaggcagaagatatagagggagaagaagagacgtatgtcactgatatgaaggcagaagatatagagggagaagaagagacttatgtgactgatatgaaggcagaagatatagaggaagaagaagagacgtatgtgactgatatgaaggcagaagctacagagggagaagaagagacgtatgtgactgatataaaggcagaagatatagagggagaagaagagacgtatgtgaggggttatcagcagtgtaaggaggaggaaatccctacagataccagcacag atggacacacaagcaggaatatctcagaaggacatctaatgttatccccggattgtgacataaaagataatgacagtagacaggattctccaggagatcacCCCATTACAcctattatacatccagctctatcagctgatccctctgatcctgggaagtgttctcctgatcactctgatattggtgcatctgttacagctctgacagtagatacagtgtttccctgttctatagatgccaaatgttttacacagaacacaaagcctattaacgcacacacaggtaaggcaggtgagaggccactgatatgttcagagtgcgggaaatgttttacacaaaaatcacaacttgttacacatcagcaaagtcacacaggtgagaagccatttccatgttctgagtgtgggaaatgttttgcacggaaattaaatcttgttagacatcgcagaagtcacacaggtgagaaaccattttcttgctctgagtgtaggaaatgttttacacggaaatcagatcttgttatacatcacagaagtcacacaggtgagaaaccattttcttgctctgagtgtaggaaatgttttacacggaaatcagatcttgttatacatcacagaagtcacacaggtgagaaggcatttccatgttctgagtgtgggaaatgttttgcacggaaattagatcttgttaaacatcacagaagtcacacaggtgagaagccatttccatgttctgagtgtgggaaatgttttgcacacaaatcagatcttgttatacatcacagaagtcacacaggtgagaagccattttcttgctctgagtgttggaaatgttttacaaagaaatcacatcttcttacacatcagagaagtcacacaggtgcgaagccattttcttgctctgagtgcgggaaatgttttacacggaaatcccaacttgttacacatcagcaaagtcacacaggtgagaaggcatttccgtgttctgagtgtgagaaatgttttacacggaaatcacatcttgttagacatcagagaactcacacaggtgagaggccatttctatattctgagaaataa
- the LOC134984057 gene encoding oocyte zinc finger protein XlCOF7.1-like isoform X1 has protein sequence MDKDMSHRTERIINIALEIIYLLTGEVYTIVKKTSNEYETPSSHPPVSGGLSRTQSPITVPPPHSLTHERHNDQKILELTKKIIQLLTGEAEAQLNNIKVKDTEGEEETYVTDMKAEDIEGEEETYVTDMKAEDIEGEEETYVTDMKAEDIEGEEEMYVTDIKAEDIEGEEETYVTDMKAEDIEGEEETYVTDMKAEDIEEEEETYVTDMKAEATEGEEETYVTDIKAEDIEGEEETYVRGYQQCKEEEIPTDTSTADGHTSRNISEGHLMLSPDCDIKDNDSRQDSPGDHPITPIIHPALSADPSDPGKCSPDHSDIGASVTALTVDTVFPCSIDAKCFTQNTKPINAHTGKAGERPLICSECGKCFTQKSQLVTHQQSHTGEKPFPCSECGKCFARKLNLVRHRRSHTGEKPFSCSECRKCFTRKSDLVIHHRSHTGEKPFSCSECRKCFTRKSDLVIHHRSHTGEKAFPCSECGKCFARKLDLVKHHRSHTGEKPFPCSECGKCFAHKSDLVIHHRSHTGEKPFSCSECWKCFTKKSHLLTHQRSHTGAKPFSCSECGKCFTRKSQLVTHQQSHTGEKAFPCSECEKCFTRKSHLVRHQRTHTGERPFLYSEK, from the exons ATGGACAAAGACatgagtcacaggactgagaggataataaatatcgcCCTGgaaatcatctacctgctgactggggag GtttacacaatagtgaagaagacatccaatgagtatgagacacccagcagccatccccctGTATCAGGAGGattgagtagaacccagagccccatcacggtgcctccacctcactcactgacacatgagagacacaatgatcagaagatcctggaactcaccaagaagattattcagttgctgactggagag Gctgaagcccaattaaataatattaaagtcaaagatacagagggagaagaagagacgtatgtgactgatatgaaggcagaagatatagagggagaagaagagacttatgtgactgatatgaaagcagaagatatagagggagaagaagagacgtatgtgactgatatgaaggcagaagatatagagggagaagaagagatgtatgtgactgatataaaggcagaagatatagagggagaagaagagacgtatgtcactgatatgaaggcagaagatatagagggagaagaagagacttatgtgactgatatgaaggcagaagatatagaggaagaagaagagacgtatgtgactgatatgaaggcagaagctacagagggagaagaagagacgtatgtgactgatataaaggcagaagatatagagggagaagaagagacgtatgtgaggggttatcagcagtgtaaggaggaggaaatccctacagataccagcacag cagatggacacacaagcaggaatatctcagaaggacatctaatgttatccccggattgtgacataaaagataatgacagtagacaggattctccaggagatcacCCCATTACAcctattatacatccagctctatcagctgatccctctgatcctgggaagtgttctcctgatcactctgatattggtgcatctgttacagctctgacagtagatacagtgtttccctgttctatagatgccaaatgttttacacagaacacaaagcctattaacgcacacacaggtaaggcaggtgagaggccactgatatgttcagagtgcgggaaatgttttacacaaaaatcacaacttgttacacatcagcaaagtcacacaggtgagaagccatttccatgttctgagtgtgggaaatgttttgcacggaaattaaatcttgttagacatcgcagaagtcacacaggtgagaaaccattttcttgctctgagtgtaggaaatgttttacacggaaatcagatcttgttatacatcacagaagtcacacaggtgagaaaccattttcttgctctgagtgtaggaaatgttttacacggaaatcagatcttgttatacatcacagaagtcacacaggtgagaaggcatttccatgttctgagtgtgggaaatgttttgcacggaaattagatcttgttaaacatcacagaagtcacacaggtgagaagccatttccatgttctgagtgtgggaaatgttttgcacacaaatcagatcttgttatacatcacagaagtcacacaggtgagaagccattttcttgctctgagtgttggaaatgttttacaaagaaatcacatcttcttacacatcagagaagtcacacaggtgcgaagccattttcttgctctgagtgcgggaaatgttttacacggaaatcccaacttgttacacatcagcaaagtcacacaggtgagaaggcatttccgtgttctgagtgtgagaaatgttttacacggaaatcacatcttgttagacatcagagaactcacacaggtgagaggccatttctatattctgagaaataa